The following proteins come from a genomic window of Lolium rigidum isolate FL_2022 chromosome 5, APGP_CSIRO_Lrig_0.1, whole genome shotgun sequence:
- the LOC124651717 gene encoding uncharacterized protein LOC124651717 — MTASSGGGSGSGSGGSISSPAPRAMKRELAFALQSLSEITASPGRTRSGRSLSSPAPSAQAAAKRRKTRSEPPSKDAEGPADLVSPPTPPLDAEAPKVASHDAAEAPKAAGNDAAEAPPLDADAPKASHNAGDPPPLDAQPPPKASHHDDLVMVDVEAHHDADLMDACALAPPAEKKEEGSIPVVSPQHLKDGSDAPGEDADFTTQQPGEPAKQEAGANEPNAAAAPPLAMPEECAVLGLDARPALQESTAVAGENHRDNLMDACHGSNGPSILDNVLADPPSAAEEAATPASTAGLKLARRFTRSLLGNKLDKEAAASESQDSEGKKDSSTELAQTPGRRFTRSLLKPKVEARPTSNLAVSEEPADSTSHTPPSVKKMEMKMSKKVDCFTKHPTNVRELLSTGLLEGMPVMYIIPHSKKPVLNGVITGYIIRCFCVKCNGSKAISTYLFEQHAGSSKKHPADHIYLANGNSLRDVIRACESSPLESLNKTIQSSIDPMSIRSRMNCLNCNGHLPSSQTEHFLCHCCLESNQPQDPTSPYTCNKSNSSLTPSSKEFSLKKISLSKGGSTGKVTTKDTGLHKLVFKVLLDGTEVAYYVDGQRKVDGYIKDQRIYCNHCNKVVSPSAFEAHAGEGSRRKPYDNIFTSNGVSLHELSMKISKDMELSERETDDLCRECGLGGDIFACKMCPRSFHLACVGLSEVPSEWFCDNCTILVQKEKALAANKNAKAAGRQAGVDSIEQIMKRAIRIVPISDDLGGCALCKKKDFNNAVFDERTVILCDQCEKEYHVGCLRSQWQVDLKELPEGEWFCCNRCSEIRSSLDKIISIGAQPLSESDIDIIRKKHESKSLTMDNDAEIRWQLLAGRSATEDGNLLLSSAVPIIHQSFDPIVEAHTGRDLIPEMVNGRRPKDGMPGQDYSGMYCAVLLLGSTVVSAALLRVMGGDVAELPLVATSMDLQGLGYFQVLFSCLERMLTSLKIKHFMLPAAHEAESIWMNKFGFSRIPQEELEAYLNGAHLTVFHGTANLYKAVPLS, encoded by the exons ATGaccgcctcctccggcggcggcagcggcagcggcagcggaggCAGCATCTCATCTCCGGCGCCGCGGGCCATGAAGCGCGAGCTCGCCTTCGCGCTCCAGTCGCTCTCCGAGATCACCGCTTCGCCGGGCCGTACCCGCTCCGGCCGCTCCCTCTCCTCCCCCGCACCCTCCGCccaagccgccgccaagaggcgtAAGACTAGATCGGAGCCTCCCAGCAAGGATGCGGAGGGGCCCGCGGATCTGGTCTCCCCGCCAACGCCTCCCTTGGACGCCGAGGCGCCCAAGGTAGCCAGCCACGACgccgccgaggcgcccaaggCAGCCGGCAACGACGCCGCAGAGGCACCGCCCTTGGATGCCGATGCGCCCAAGGCCAGCCACAACGCGGGCGACCCGCCGCCCTTGGATGCCCAGCCTCCGCCCAAGGCCAGCCACCACGACGACCTCGTCATGGTGGACGTCGAGGCCCACCACGACGCCGACCTTATGGACGCATGCGCCCTAGCGCCGCCagcagagaagaaggaagagggatcCATTCCTGTCGTCTCCCCTCAGCACCTAAAGGATGGATCCGATGCTCCTGGAGAAGACGCTGATTTCACAACCCAACAGCCTGGCGAGCCTGCAAAACAGGAAGCAGGAGCTAATGAGCCCAATGCTGCCGCTGCGCCGCCGCTTGCAATGCCGGAAGAGTGTGCTGTGTTGGGATTGGATGCGCGGCCAGCTTTGCAGGAATCCACTGCTGTGGCCGGAGAGAACCACAGGGACAACCTCATGGATGCTTGTCATGGATCAAATGGACCGAGCATACTGGACAATGTCCTGGCTGATCCTCCTTCAGCTGCTGAGGAAGCCGCCACACCTGCTTCCACTGCTGGCCTCAAGCTTGCAAGACGCTTCACACGATCACTGCTTGGTAACAAACTGGACAAAGAGGCTGCAGCTAGTGAAAGTCAAGACAGTGAGGGCAAGAAAGATTCCTCGACTGAATTGGCTCAAACACCAGGGAGGAGGTTCACAAGGTCACTGCTCAAGCCAAAGGTTGAGGCACGCCCTACCAGCAATCTGGCTGTATCTGAAGAGCCAGCTGACAGCACATCACACACCCCTCCATCGGTGAAGAAGATGGAGATGAAGATGTCTAAGAAGGTTGACTGCTTTACTAAGCACCCAACCAACGTCAGAGAGTTGCTCAGCACAGGCCTGCTGGAGGGAATGCCGGTCATGTATATCATCCCTCATAGCAAG AAGCCTGTGCTGAATGGAGTGATTACAGGTTACATTATACGTTGCTTTTGTGTTAAGTGTAATGGCTCCAAG GCCATTTCTACTTATTTGTTTGAACAACATGCTGGAAGCAGCAAAAAACACCCTGCAGATCACATCTACTTGGCGAACGGTAATAGTTTGCGGGATGTGATCCGTGCCTGTGAAAGTTCTCCTTTGGAATCTCTTAACAAAACAATCCAGTCTTCCATTGATCCCATGAGTATAAGGAGCCGCATGAATTGTCTGAATTGCAACG GGCATCTTCCTTCATCACAAACTGAACACTTTCTGTGTCACTGTTGCCTAGAGTCAAATCAACCTCAAGATCCCACTTCCCCATATACATGTAACAAGAGCAATTCCAG TCTGACTCCAAGTTCCAAGGAGTTTTCGTTGAAGAAGATATCGTTAAGCAAAGGTGGGAGTACTGGAAAAGTAACAACAAA GGACACTGGCCTACACAAATTGGTATTTAAGGTGTTGCTTGATGGCACTGAAGTAGCCTACTATGTTGACGGGCAG AGAAAGGTCGATGGGTACATCAAGGATCAAAGAATCTACTGTAACCACTGCAATAAAGTG GTTAGTCCCTCGGCATTTGAAGCTCATGCGGGTGAGGGATCAAGACGCAAACC GTATGACAACATCTTCACATCGAACGGGGTATCCTTGCATGAGCTGTCAATGAAAATATCAAAAGATATGGAATTGTCGGAACGTGAAACTGATGATCTGTGCAGAGAATGTGGTTTAGGGGGAGATATTTTCGCTTGCAAAATGTGTCCAAGGTCATTTCACCTAG CTTGCGTTGGGCTGTCTGAGGTTCCCTCAGAATGGTTTTGTGATAACTGTACCATCCTTGTTCAAAAAGAAAAGGCTTTAGCAGCAAATAAAAATGCTAAGGCTGCTGGAAGGCAAGCCGGAGTTGATTCTATTGAACAGATAATGAAGAGAGCTATAAGAATTGTCCCAATCTCGGATGACCTTGGAGGATGTGCCCTATGCAA GAAAAAGGATTTTAATAATGCAGTATTTGATGAGCGCACTGTGATACTCTGTGATCAA TGTGAGAAAGAATACCATGTAGGATGTCTGAGAAGTCAATGGCAGGTAGATCTGAAG GAATTACCTGAAGGGGAGTGGTTCTGCTGCAATAGGTGCTCTGAGATACGCTCCTCTTTGGACAAGATAATTTCTATTGGAGCTCAGCCTTTGTCGGAGTCAGATATTGATATCATAAGAAAGAAACATGAATCCAAAAGTTTAACCATGGACAACGATGCAGAAATCAGATGGCAATTGCTTGCTGGTAGAAGTGCCACTGAAGATGGCAACTTATTGCTTTCTTCTGCTGTACCAATTATTCAT CAATCTTTTGATCCAATCGTTGAAGCTCACACGGGTAGGGATCTAATTCCTGAGATGGTCAACGG GAGGAGACCTAAGGATGGAATGCCAGGCCAGGATTACAGTGGAATGTACTGTGCAGTCTTACTTTTAGG TTCTACGGTTGTGTCAGCAGCACTTTTGCGTGTCATGGGAGGTGACGTTGCTGAATTGCCACTGGTTGCAACCAGTATGGATCTTCAAGGACTG GGCTACTTCCAAGTTTTGTTTTCATGCCTGGAAAGGATGCTGACTTCACTGAAGATCAAGCACTTCATGCTTCCAGCTGCCCATGAAGCTGAATCAATCTGGATGAATAAGTTTGGTTTCTCCAGAATCCCTCAGGAAGAG TTGGAAGCTTATCTTAACGGGGCACACCTCACCGTATTCCATGGAACCGCAAACCTGTACAAGGCTGTTCCTTTGTCATAG